The DNA region TAAACCTATATACTTTAAACAAGATTATATTGCATAGATTGAAATTGAATAATGATCAAATATGTTAATTGAAGAAGAACATACAAATGAGAAAATGAGTAACATGATGGAATGTTATAGCTGTTACAATTAATATATCTCTAGCCAGCTATCTATCTTCCTCTGTTTGATTATGCACATCCTAATCTACTTATTATTCATTCAAAATCTGTTGCCTCTTTCCCTTATTGCTTTTCAAACAAACACAGTAGTGACAAGTCCTggaaaaaaatgaagagaaaataGTACAACAAAACTCTTACATTTGGTGTAATTTCTTCATTGCTTGCTTGTTATTATGCATCCAAACCTTGAAAACCTTTCTCCTCACACCCACTTGAGAACAAAACTGCTGCACCTCTTCCTCATCCTGTTTCTGGATCCTCCACCCAATCTTCTCAGCAAACTCCATCATCCTATCCTTCTGCTGGCTCGAGAATTTCGTCCTATGCCTCTTCCTCGATAGCGCCGCCGCCTCCTGTGCTCCCGCGTTACGCTGGAACATGTTCAGATCTTCGCTCGACGACTCCGCGGCAGCGCCTCCGAAAGCCATCATCAACGGCGGAACTGGAACCGGACCCGCCGTAGGAGTAGTACCCGCCGCCGCGTGGGAAAATCTAAGAGAAGAGTTTTGTGGCGGTGGCAGCGGTTGTGGTGCAGGAAGCTGAAGGTGGCCGTTGCTGTGCTTGTAATAGGAGTGGAAACTGGGATTGGGGACTTGCTGTTCACCTTCAACCTCTTTCCGGTGGAAATTGCGGTGGCACTCGCAAGCGGCGCATTTGAGTGCTTCGGTGCCTTCTTCTCCACTTGGCATGAACTCGCCGCAACCGTCCACCACGTGGCTCCCCATGCTCGCCGCGTGGTTTCTCAGACATTCTCGGTATCTGACCAacggtgttggtggtggtggtggtggtgctgtgATTCTTGTTGTGGCTAGAGGGGAAGATGATGGGGTTAGATCTGGATCTGTAGTGGTGGGTCTCTGAGATTGATGGTGGTGGTTTTGAGTTTGAGGTAGTGGTGGTGCAgaaagatggtggtggtggtgtgaaGGTTGAGCTGAATCATTGAAGATTAATGTGTTGTTGTTGGTATGAGGTACTGGTACTGGAGCAGGTTGATCAGTACTTGTTCTGTGTCCTGCAGTTGGAGAAGAAAgcttggaagaagaagatgaagaatttctgatgGGAAGATTGTAACCTAAAgtggttgttgttgctgttgacATAATTTCTATGTCCTTACTACCTTGTCCTCTCACTGCTTCCATCAAATCCTTTCACTGAAACTGTTCAAGATCCAATTATGCATAATATTCCTTAAACCATATCAAGAGCTTTGTGATTTTCTTCTTTGGTTTTGCTTGTGGTTGTTGTGGATCTTGCTGAACCCTAATTCTGATTTATCCCCATCTAATCAAAGAACAGGCCCAATCAAAGAGGTAATTAGTAGTAGTATCAAGCACGCCCACAATTGTTTGTTTTCTTAATTTGGTTTTATTCTGATATTGACACTCTGGATGCTAATCCCACTAACAAAATTTTCACTAATCAAATCTTATTCTCACAGGCATAAGACTGTTTATATAGCACTCCTGGTATAGAAAAGAATAGTTTTAAAACAACTTCctaaaaaagataaaaagaaaggTAGAAAATCAAGCAAGAGAGAAATGATAACTGGGGTCCCTAGGAAATTAACATACCTCAGCTGCTAGAATAGGAAATAGAGACTGATATGTAAAGAGTAGAAAGCTAGCTTAATTGCATGCCAACAACACCTGGTATTCTGGTAAGGACTTACTAACATTGATTAAGAATGAGAAAGTGGGGTTGGGAAATGAAAAGGTACTGTTAGTAATATGTGGTGGGAAGAGGGTCTAGAAGGAAGGGTTGTTTGCTTCCTACCAGCCATCCAGCACCATATAAACCAAAAGGAACAAGGGAGTAGATAGCTAGGTTTAGGGGAGCGGTTGTTTTGCACTGAGAATTATGAGT from Lotus japonicus ecotype B-129 chromosome 2, LjGifu_v1.2 includes:
- the LOC130740719 gene encoding zinc-finger homeodomain protein 6-like; protein product: MEAVRGQGSKDIEIMSTATTTTLGYNLPIRNSSSSSSKLSSPTAGHRTSTDQPAPVPVPHTNNNTLIFNDSAQPSHHHHHLSAPPLPQTQNHHHQSQRPTTTDPDLTPSSSPLATTRITAPPPPPPTPLVRYRECLRNHAASMGSHVVDGCGEFMPSGEEGTEALKCAACECHRNFHRKEVEGEQQVPNPSFHSYYKHSNGHLQLPAPQPLPPPQNSSLRFSHAAAGTTPTAGPVPVPPLMMAFGGAAAESSSEDLNMFQRNAGAQEAAALSRKRHRTKFSSQQKDRMMEFAEKIGWRIQKQDEEEVQQFCSQVGVRRKVFKVWMHNNKQAMKKLHQM